In Nonlabens agnitus, the DNA window AGTAATTGGAAAGTTTTGTTTATTTTAAATATAATTCAGTTTGATAATCGATCACGATAGTGATCAACCCCAACAATGCTAAATATAAATTATTGTAGGGCAAACCAATAGTAACAAAAGCAAAAAAGCCGTCTCGAGAGACAGCTTTTCTATAAGGATTATAAAAACACGTGGTTTTTACATGTCGTCTGCTGCATCTTCTAAATCATCAGCGCGATCGTCCATTGCGTCTTCAACCTCTTCAGCTTGCTCCTCTAATTCATCAGCACGCTCTTCCATTGCCTCTTCTACATCGTCTGCAGCATCTTCCATGTCGTCAGACATTTGCTCCATTTTTTCTTCTGCACTATCTGCCTCATCTCTACAAGAAGTAGTGAATAACACCACTGTGAATAGCGCAATGAAGAGTAGGTTTAATTTTTTCATAATTAAAAAGTTTTGGTTAAGAGGTAAATATAAAATATTGAGACGTTTTAAAGGATTTTTGTTAAACTAAAAAAGCTGTCCTTTTGAGACAGCTTTTAAGTATAAGATGGTAAACGCCTAATTAAGCAGCGTCATCGTTTCCTTCTACTTCGTCTTCAACTTCTTGAGCGCCATCTTCAACAGCGTCCTCTACATCTTCTGCAGCATCTTCCATATCTTCACCTACTTCTTCCATAGATTCTTCGATGTTAGTTTCTTCAACTGTAGTCTCTTCTCTACAAGAAGTAGTGAATAAAGCAACTGCAAAAAGAGCGATAAATAATAAATTTAGTTTTTTCATTGTAATAGTTTTTAAGTTAAATGATGATAAATATATAATAGTTGATCAAAATCATTGCCTTGCGGCAAGATTCTACGATCAATTAGTTATCGTCGCCTATCTCGTCGATAGCCTGATCGATTTCTTTGTTTACTTCTTGATCAGCTTTTTCTCCAGCTCTTTCAAGAATACCGCCAGCTTCTTCAGCAGCCTCTTCCGTTTCAACTTCTACTTCTTTAACGATAGTCTCAGTTTCAGTCTCACGACAAGAGGTGAATGCAGTAGCACATGTAGCAAATACCGCTAGGGTTAATACAACTTTTTTCATTGTTGATGATTAAATGATTAAAGCGGCAAAAGTATTTTTTTTGCTCAAAACTTTTACTAATGTTCTCATAACTTATTAACAATTTAATTGGCTCATTTCTATCTTTATAGCAAAAAGTAGATGAGTTTTCATAAAATGTTTTCTTTCTTAAGAGAGCTACAAAAAAATAACAATAAGGAATGGATGGATGCACATCGCGACACCTATGAAGAAGTGCGCGACTGGTATAAATCTTGGCTCAATGAGCTGGATGCAGAACTAGGCAAAATTGACAAGGACTATCATTCTACCGAAGGCAAAAGAGCCATCAACCGTATCAACAACAACCTACTTTATCATCCCAATAAACCTATCTACAAAGACCATTTTGGCGCTGGACTGGATCTATCAGAAAATGGCAAACAAGGTGATTTTTACATTCATCTAGGGACCAACGGCTCCTTTATCGCTGGCGGTTTTTACAATCCCAAAAAGGAAACTCTTGACTCCATACGCGACGCTATCGACTATAATGGTGCCGAATTCAAAAAGATCATGGCTAAAAAGTCTTTCAAAGAAACCTTTGGTGAAATGATTGAAGATGAGAATAAACTCAAGACCTCGCCCAAAGGCTATTCACAAGATCATGAACACATAGATCTACTACGACGTAAAAGTTTTGCAGTAAAACATGACGTGACCCAAAAAGAAGTCATGCAGGATGATTTCAAGGAAAAATGTGTAGAGATATACAAGGAAATGTTGCCCTTTAGAAAATATTTGAATAAGGCCGTGACAGTTTAATCTTTTGGCTCGTACACTTTAAGAACCGCACCCATTCCGTAATTGTCATGACCAGATCGTACCAGCTTGCTGTTAGGATTGTAAGTCAGGTCAAAAAGCTGCCAGGTTTTGTTGTTGAAAAAAATACGACGTACCCAGGTTTGCTTACCATCAATTTCATCGGTAAACGGTAAGAGTGGCCTATAGGTCGTGGATACTTTTTCCATACCGCGGCGGGTTTTGATCTCTCTATATTTTTTGGCGTCTATCAATCTGCCGTCTGGATAAGTGTATCCCAACACTTGAATGGCGGCAAAAATTCCGTTTTCAGGAATCTGAATTCCCAGTTCCTCTACATCCAGTTCATGGATCTCGTCGGTTTCTTGAGTGATTACAAAAGTTTGCGCAGGATAATTGGATTGTCTCGTGGGCGATCCATCGCCGTTGACGTTGTAGAATTGCACCCTAAACATAGTAGAAAATGCTCGCAACTTTCCCTTTTTACTGGCCTGACTTTCTTCAAGAACAACCGGTATTTGTAGGGTTTTGATTAATGTGCGGCGTCCATCCTGTCGTTCAAATTTTACCGCAATTTCAGATTCTACGGTAGGCAGCCAGCAATCAAAATAATTGTCATGAACGATCGCATCAATCTCTTCTTCCTTAAATTTTCCTTCCAGTTTTGCGAGTACCACGATCGCATCCATCTGCGCTGTTGATGGATTCATGTACAGCTTATCAACCACATTTACTGTAGCAACCTTCAAGTCTTCATAACCTATGGATGATACTGTTAGAGAATCTACGTCTGGATATCGCTTTCGCGAAAGCGTAAACACTCCATCGCCATCTGCAAAGGTGCCTTTCCCATTACCAAAGCTGATGGTCGCAAAAGAAACTGGCTCCTTTGAAATCGAGTCCAAGAGTGTGATCTTTTGTGCGCTCGAGAGAACCGCAGTGCATAGTAGGCTAAGAAGTAATAAGTTCTTCATCAATGGTTTTTAATTGTTCGAGCACGTGATTTGTCGCGCCAGTATTGCTATTGACCCAATGCCCACAAACCATGCCTGTTTTCTCCCTTAAAAAATCATCCTCAAATAGTTTGTTGACTGTATCTGCAAAATCCTGCGCGTTAGATATGGAGAAAAGTCCACCTAGATCTTCCAGTTTTCCAGCTTCAGGATACTTGTCATAATTCTTACCTATCACCACAGGAACGCCAAAGGTGGCTGCCTCTAAAATATTATGCAGGCCAGAATTACCCATGGCGCCACCTACATAGGCGACATCTGCATAGCTGTATATTTTTGTGAGTAATCCTATGGTGTCTATGACAAGAACGCTCTTGTTGGAAGTCAGTAACTTCTCGTGAATTTTGGTTTCCGTCCATCGCAAGGTGTCAAAGGGCAGACTATTTTCTAACTCTGTAACCTTTTCTTCATGCACCTCATGCGGTGCGATAATCACTTTGATCTCTTTTGTCTGGTCATTCCCTACAAGCCATTTTTTCATCACCTCAATATCCTTGGGCCAGCTGCTGCCTACCACAAGACAAGGCTTGCCATTGATGAGCTTTTCCAATGCCGGTATACGATTATCTCGTTCAATAAGCTGGCTGGCGCGATCAAATCTCGTGTCGCCACTTACACTGGCATTTTCAAAACCCAGCTTTTTGAGCTCTCTTAAGGACGATTCATTTTGCAGGAAAAAATGGTCAAAGGCTTCTAAAGAGCTGGTCATCCACGAGCCGTACCATTTATGGAAACTCATCTTTTCTCTAAAGATTCCGCTTACCAGGATGGTGGGAACCTTATGTGACTTGAGCGCATTCAAATAATTGGGCCAGAACTCATATTTGACCATTATGGCCAGCGATGGCTCGACCAGACCCATGAACTTTGAAACGTTTGAGACTGCATCAATAGGTAGGTAACAAACCACATCAGCAAGTTGGGTGTTCTTTTTATTCTCGTATCCAGATGGTGAGAAAAAGGTGAGCACCACCTGATATTTCTTTCGGTTCAATTTCTCTAAGATCGGGACCACCTGTTCATATTCACCTAGAGAGGCCACGTGCACCCAGATTTTTGGTATCGTGCTCTTTACTTTGGTGTCCAGAATGTCCCAGGATCGTTCCCGACCTTGTGATCCCAGCTTCATTTTCTTGTTAAAGAAACCGGCGATGGGAAGTGCCGCTTTCGCGAAAGCGGAACCCGTATCATACAAACTTTTTAAAATAGGCATAGGCAGTAAAAATAGCATAAAATAGCCGTTGGGTGATGCGCTACTTATATCGTATTTTTACAATAATGTCGCTGTTTACAGCTGTTAATCTAGAAAATCGCATGCGCAAGATTCAAATGGTAGACCTAAAAGGTCAGTATGAAAAGATCAAACCAGAAGTTGATAAAAACGTGATGGATGTCATTGAGACGACCGCCTTTATCAATGGACCAGAGGTACACGCTTTTCAAAAGGAACTCGAGGAATATCTCAACGTTAAACACGTGATTCCATGTGCCAATGGTACCGATGCCTTGCAAATTGCCATGATGGGATTAGGGCTCAAGCCCGGCGACGAGGTCATCACGGCAGATTTTACGTTTGCAGCCACGGTAGAAGTCATCGCATTGCTACAACTCACGCCGGTTCTAGTCGACGTGAACCCTTTTGATTTCAATATTGACATAGAGGCCGTTAAACGTGCTATTACTCCTAAAACAAAGGCTATTGTACCGGTGCATTTATTTGGTCTAGCAGCAAATATGGACGAGATCATGAAGCTTGCCGAAGAGCACGATCTTTATGTCATTGAGGACAACGCTCAAGGAATAGGTGCCAATTTCATGCATTCCAACGGTTCTAAGTCCAAAACGGGAACCATAGGCCATGCAGGAACGACTTCATTTTTCCCTTCTAAGAATCTAGGTTGTTACGGCGATGGTGGTGCTATTTTTACCAACGATGATGATCTAGCGCACACCATACGTGGGATCGTCAACCATGGTATGTATGAGCGATACCACCACGATGTGGTTGGTGTCAATTCAAGATTGGATTCCATGCAGGCGGCCGTGTTGCGCATTAAGTTGCGCCATTTGAACGATTACAATGACGCGAGACGCAGTGCAGCAAGAAAATACACCGCTGCTTTTGCGCAGGAAGAAAAAATCATCACACCGCTTATTTGCGATAATTGCGATTGCCATGTGTTCCATCAATATACCTTGACCATCAAGGATGCAGACCGCGACGCACTGGTCAAGCACTTGAATGAAAAAGGGATTCCATGTGGTGTCTATTACCCAATCCCACTACACAAACAAAAAGCGTATCAGGACGAGCGCTACAACGAGGCAGATTTCCCTGTTACGAACAAACTGGTTCAAGAATGTATCTCGTTGCCTATGCATACAGAGCTGGATGACGAGCAGATCGCCTTTATTACTAAAACCGTTATTGACTTTGTAAATGGGTAGTTTTTAATTCGCTTCACGCCTGCCTGTCTGCAGACGGTAAAGCGAACTCATAAACAACCTTATAACTAAACTTTAAAATCCTATTATGAGACATCTATTTGCGCTTCTCTTTTCGGTAATGCTCAGTTTTACTGCGTTTGCCCAACAAACCACTACATTTATACATGCAGGTCATTTACTGGACACAAAATCTGGTAAGTGGATGGATGAGATGACGATCAAGGTAAGCGGTACTGAAATTACAGATGTTTCTAAAGGCTATGCCGCCATACCTCAAGATGTCAAATATTTTGATTTGAAAGACCAATGGGTGCTGCCAGGCTTGACTGATATGCACGTCCATATGGAAACAGAATATAATCCACAGGCGTACATCTCAAAATTTGTAGACGATCCAGCAGACGTCGCATACAACTCGGTCGCTTTTGCAGAAACTACTTTGATGAAAGGATTTACTACTGTACGTGATTTAGGCGGTAGCGGTATCAACATTAGTTTGAGAGATGCCATCAATAAAGGAAAGCTGGTAGGTCCTAGAATCTTCACGGCTGGTAAATCCATCGCTACTACTGGTGGTCACGCAGATCCTACTAATGGTGGTAATGCAGCATTTATGGGAAATCCTGGACCACGTGAAGGAGTAGCCGATGGTGCTGACCAAGCTCGTGAAGCTGTGCGTCACCGCTATAAAAATGGCGCCGATTGTATTAAGATTACCGCTACTGGTGGCGTCTTGAGCGTTGCAAAAAATGGTAGCAACCCGCAATTTACTGTTGAAGAAATCAAAGCCATCACAAGTACCGCAGCAGATTATGGTTTTCACGTGGCGGCACATGCACATGGTGATGAAGGAATGCGTCGCGCGGTAGAAGGTGGCGTTAGGACCATTGAGCATGGTACTTATATGAGCGAGGAAACTATGGACCTCATGAAAAAAATGAACTGTTATTTAGTTCCCACAATCACAGCTGGAAAGGAAGTCGCTATGAAAGCCGAAGAAGACGGTTTCTATCCAGACATTGTTGTGCCTAAAGCAAAAGCAGTTGGTCCGCAAATTCAAGGAACTTTTGGTCGTGCTTACAAACGTGGAGTGCCTATCGTTTTTGGAACTGATGCAGGCGTGTTTAAGCATGGTAAAAACGCAATGGAATTTGGTTATATGGTAGAAGCAGGAATGCCCGCCATGGAAGCGATTCAAAGTGCGACCATCACACCTGCGAAAATCCTACAGATGGAAGATCAGATAGGTCAAGTCCAAAAAGGCTTTTTTGCTGATATTATCGCTGTTTCCGATAATCCTGAAAAGAATGTGGCTACACTTAATGACGTCAAGTTTGTGATGAAAGACGGTAAAGTTTACAAGGATTAGTTCAAAA includes these proteins:
- a CDS encoding 3-deoxy-D-manno-octulosonic acid transferase, producing MLFLLPMPILKSLYDTGSAFAKAALPIAGFFNKKMKLGSQGRERSWDILDTKVKSTIPKIWVHVASLGEYEQVVPILEKLNRKKYQVVLTFFSPSGYENKKNTQLADVVCYLPIDAVSNVSKFMGLVEPSLAIMVKYEFWPNYLNALKSHKVPTILVSGIFREKMSFHKWYGSWMTSSLEAFDHFFLQNESSLRELKKLGFENASVSGDTRFDRASQLIERDNRIPALEKLINGKPCLVVGSSWPKDIEVMKKWLVGNDQTKEIKVIIAPHEVHEEKVTELENSLPFDTLRWTETKIHEKLLTSNKSVLVIDTIGLLTKIYSYADVAYVGGAMGNSGLHNILEAATFGVPVVIGKNYDKYPEAGKLEDLGGLFSISNAQDFADTVNKLFEDDFLREKTGMVCGHWVNSNTGATNHVLEQLKTIDEELITS
- a CDS encoding metal-dependent hydrolase family protein, producing the protein MRHLFALLFSVMLSFTAFAQQTTTFIHAGHLLDTKSGKWMDEMTIKVSGTEITDVSKGYAAIPQDVKYFDLKDQWVLPGLTDMHVHMETEYNPQAYISKFVDDPADVAYNSVAFAETTLMKGFTTVRDLGGSGINISLRDAINKGKLVGPRIFTAGKSIATTGGHADPTNGGNAAFMGNPGPREGVADGADQAREAVRHRYKNGADCIKITATGGVLSVAKNGSNPQFTVEEIKAITSTAADYGFHVAAHAHGDEGMRRAVEGGVRTIEHGTYMSEETMDLMKKMNCYLVPTITAGKEVAMKAEEDGFYPDIVVPKAKAVGPQIQGTFGRAYKRGVPIVFGTDAGVFKHGKNAMEFGYMVEAGMPAMEAIQSATITPAKILQMEDQIGQVQKGFFADIIAVSDNPEKNVATLNDVKFVMKDGKVYKD
- a CDS encoding peptidase associated/transthyretin-like domain-containing protein produces the protein MKNLLLLSLLCTAVLSSAQKITLLDSISKEPVSFATISFGNGKGTFADGDGVFTLSRKRYPDVDSLTVSSIGYEDLKVATVNVVDKLYMNPSTAQMDAIVVLAKLEGKFKEEEIDAIVHDNYFDCWLPTVESEIAVKFERQDGRRTLIKTLQIPVVLEESQASKKGKLRAFSTMFRVQFYNVNGDGSPTRQSNYPAQTFVITQETDEIHELDVEELGIQIPENGIFAAIQVLGYTYPDGRLIDAKKYREIKTRRGMEKVSTTYRPLLPFTDEIDGKQTWVRRIFFNNKTWQLFDLTYNPNSKLVRSGHDNYGMGAVLKVYEPKD
- a CDS encoding DUF2461 domain-containing protein, whose translation is MSFHKMFSFLRELQKNNNKEWMDAHRDTYEEVRDWYKSWLNELDAELGKIDKDYHSTEGKRAINRINNNLLYHPNKPIYKDHFGAGLDLSENGKQGDFYIHLGTNGSFIAGGFYNPKKETLDSIRDAIDYNGAEFKKIMAKKSFKETFGEMIEDENKLKTSPKGYSQDHEHIDLLRRKSFAVKHDVTQKEVMQDDFKEKCVEIYKEMLPFRKYLNKAVTV
- a CDS encoding DegT/DnrJ/EryC1/StrS family aminotransferase, with protein sequence MRKIQMVDLKGQYEKIKPEVDKNVMDVIETTAFINGPEVHAFQKELEEYLNVKHVIPCANGTDALQIAMMGLGLKPGDEVITADFTFAATVEVIALLQLTPVLVDVNPFDFNIDIEAVKRAITPKTKAIVPVHLFGLAANMDEIMKLAEEHDLYVIEDNAQGIGANFMHSNGSKSKTGTIGHAGTTSFFPSKNLGCYGDGGAIFTNDDDLAHTIRGIVNHGMYERYHHDVVGVNSRLDSMQAAVLRIKLRHLNDYNDARRSAARKYTAAFAQEEKIITPLICDNCDCHVFHQYTLTIKDADRDALVKHLNEKGIPCGVYYPIPLHKQKAYQDERYNEADFPVTNKLVQECISLPMHTELDDEQIAFITKTVIDFVNG